A genomic region of Leptolyngbya sp. NIES-2104 contains the following coding sequences:
- the ubiE gene encoding bifunctional demethylmenaquinone methyltransferase/2-methoxy-6-polyprenyl-1,4-benzoquinol methylase UbiE — translation MNSDHIQALFDRIAPVYDELNNGLSFGQHRIWKQMTVKWSAAKPGDTALDLCCGSGDLAQMLAEKVGKTGAVYGVDFSAAQLEVARDRSERRCIKPSIQWIKSDVLNLPFADNHFDCATMGYGLRNVVDILGSLKEIHRVLKPRAKAAILDMHRPDSAWIRSFQQWYLDEVVVPAAQRLGFTEEYAYIAPSLDKFPTGTEQVRLADQAGFSSATHYPIAGGTMGVLVVTK, via the coding sequence ATGAATTCTGATCATATTCAAGCGTTATTCGATCGGATTGCCCCGGTCTACGATGAACTCAACAACGGTCTGAGCTTCGGACAGCACCGCATTTGGAAGCAAATGACCGTCAAGTGGAGCGCTGCAAAACCGGGGGATACTGCCCTCGATCTATGTTGTGGCAGTGGCGATCTTGCCCAAATGCTGGCGGAAAAAGTCGGCAAAACCGGAGCCGTTTACGGTGTTGATTTTTCTGCGGCTCAATTGGAAGTGGCACGCGATCGATCTGAACGTCGCTGCATTAAACCTTCAATTCAGTGGATCAAGTCCGATGTTCTAAATCTCCCCTTTGCTGACAATCATTTCGATTGCGCCACAATGGGCTACGGTCTAAGGAACGTCGTCGATATTCTTGGCAGCTTAAAAGAAATTCATCGAGTTCTCAAACCACGAGCAAAGGCGGCAATTTTGGATATGCACCGCCCAGATAGCGCATGGATTCGCTCTTTTCAGCAGTGGTATCTTGATGAAGTTGTCGTTCCGGCGGCTCAGAGACTCGGCTTCACTGAGGAATATGCCTATATTGCGCCGAGTCTAGACAAATTCCCGACTGGGACAGAGCAAGTTCGGCTTGCCGACCAAGCAGGTTTCTCTTCTGCCACCCATTACCCGATCGCGGGCGGTACGATGGGAGTATTGGTCGTTACAAAATAG
- a CDS encoding glycosyltransferase family 2 protein encodes MFSIFILTHNEEVEIAACIESALLSDDVIVVDSLSDDRTISIAESYPVRTVQHKFESHGKQRTWMLRSVPAKYDWVYILEADERMTPELFQECLDTIQKAEHAGYYVAERVMFMGKWIRRSTQYPRYQLRLFQREKVWFTDYGHTEREVVEGTTGFLEETYPHYTSGKGFNRWIDKHNRYSTNEAIETLRQLESGSVNWNALLFGRSEVDRRRALKDFSLRLPFRPLIRFVYMYFLLGGIFDGYPGFTWCLLQAFYEYLILLKVWELKNLPIEAPKQVESLRNVK; translated from the coding sequence ATGTTTTCTATTTTCATCCTGACTCACAACGAAGAAGTCGAAATCGCGGCGTGTATTGAATCGGCGTTGTTGTCGGATGATGTGATTGTGGTGGATTCATTGAGTGACGATCGCACAATATCGATCGCGGAGTCTTACCCAGTTAGAACCGTTCAGCACAAATTCGAGAGCCACGGAAAACAACGAACCTGGATGCTGCGATCGGTTCCCGCGAAATACGATTGGGTGTACATTCTCGAAGCCGATGAGCGGATGACTCCAGAGTTATTTCAAGAATGTCTCGATACGATTCAGAAAGCCGAACACGCTGGATACTATGTGGCTGAGCGTGTCATGTTTATGGGCAAATGGATTCGCCGCAGTACTCAATATCCGCGCTATCAATTACGACTTTTCCAGCGTGAGAAAGTTTGGTTTACCGATTACGGGCACACAGAACGCGAAGTCGTAGAAGGAACGACCGGATTTTTGGAAGAAACGTATCCGCACTACACATCGGGGAAAGGATTTAATCGCTGGATTGATAAGCACAATCGATATTCGACGAATGAAGCGATCGAGACTTTACGCCAACTCGAAAGCGGATCAGTGAACTGGAACGCGCTACTTTTCGGGCGATCAGAAGTCGATCGGCGACGCGCTCTAAAAGATTTCTCACTCCGCTTACCGTTCCGCCCATTGATTCGATTCGTTTATATGTATTTCCTATTGGGCGGCATTTTCGACGGTTATCCCGGTTTTACCTGGTGTCTGTTGCAGGCATTTTACGAATATCTGATTCTGCTCAAGGTTTGGGAACTCAAAAATCTACCTATCGAAGCACCGAAGCAAGTTGAATCCTTGCGAAATGTAAAATAA
- the dnaJ gene encoding molecular chaperone DnaJ: protein MARDYYEILGVSRDADKEEVKQAFRRLARKYHPDVNKEPGAEERFKEINRAYEVISDPEVRARYDRFGEAGVGSAAGAGGYQDFGDMGGIADIFESFFSGFGGTAAGQTRRRGGPVRGDDLRLDLKLDFREAVFGGEKEIRISHLETCTNCTGSGAKPGTRPRTCTTCTGSGQVRRATRTPFGSFTQVSVCPTCNGTGQMIEEKCEVCGGNGQRQETKKLKITIPAGVDNGTRLRVSGEGDAGQRSGPAGDLYVYLFINDDPDFQRDGINVLSEVKISYLQAILGSRIEVKTVDGEEELTIPVGTQPGTVLTLENKGVPKLGNPVSRGDHLITVSVDIPTRISQEERELLEKLAKIRGDRVGKGGVEGFIGKIFGG, encoded by the coding sequence ATGGCTCGTGATTACTACGAAATTCTTGGCGTTTCGCGTGATGCAGACAAGGAAGAAGTCAAGCAAGCCTTTCGTCGCCTTGCCCGAAAATATCACCCTGATGTCAACAAAGAGCCGGGTGCAGAAGAGCGATTTAAAGAAATTAACCGCGCTTATGAAGTGATCTCTGACCCGGAAGTGCGGGCGAGATACGATCGCTTTGGTGAAGCTGGAGTCGGTTCTGCTGCTGGTGCAGGCGGCTATCAAGACTTCGGAGATATGGGCGGGATTGCGGATATCTTTGAGAGCTTCTTTAGTGGGTTTGGTGGCACAGCGGCAGGACAAACTCGGCGGCGCGGCGGTCCAGTTCGAGGCGATGACCTGCGATTAGATCTAAAGCTCGATTTTCGGGAAGCGGTATTTGGTGGCGAGAAAGAAATTCGTATCAGCCACTTAGAAACTTGTACGAACTGTACGGGTAGCGGAGCAAAACCAGGAACTCGTCCACGGACTTGTACCACTTGTACAGGTTCAGGTCAAGTTCGTCGCGCAACTCGCACTCCGTTCGGCAGTTTCACTCAGGTTTCAGTTTGTCCGACCTGTAATGGGACGGGACAGATGATCGAAGAGAAGTGCGAAGTCTGCGGTGGCAATGGACAGCGGCAGGAAACGAAGAAGCTGAAGATCACGATTCCGGCAGGGGTTGATAATGGAACTCGGTTGAGAGTGTCCGGTGAGGGAGATGCTGGACAGCGAAGTGGTCCTGCGGGCGATTTGTATGTTTATCTCTTCATTAATGACGATCCCGACTTTCAGCGTGACGGAATTAATGTGCTCTCCGAAGTGAAGATTAGTTATCTTCAAGCAATTTTGGGATCTCGAATTGAGGTCAAAACAGTGGATGGGGAAGAGGAACTCACCATTCCAGTCGGGACACAACCTGGAACAGTTCTAACCCTGGAAAACAAGGGGGTTCCGAAGCTTGGAAATCCGGTAAGTCGTGGTGATCATTTGATTACAGTATCGGTTGACATTCCGACGCGAATTAGTCAGGAAGAGCGGGAATTGTTGGAGAAATTGGCGAAGATTCGAGGCGATCGAGTCGGAAAAGGTGGCGTAGAAGGTTTTATTGGGAAGATTTTCGGCGGATGA
- the dnaK gene encoding molecular chaperone DnaK, protein MGKVIGIDLGTTNSCVAVLEGGQPVVITNSEGGRTTPSMVGFGKTGDRLVGQLAKRQAVTNAENTVFSIKRFIGRRWEDTQIERSRVPYNCVKGKDDTVDVQIRGRNYTPQEVSAMILQKLKQDAENYLGESVTQAVITVPAYFSDAQRQATKDAGTIAGLEVLRIINEPTAAALAYGMDKQDQDQCVLVFDLGGGTFDVSILQLGDGVFEVKATSGNNHLGGDDFDACIVDWLNDIFRQQEGIDLTQDKMALQRLREAAEKAKIELSGTLSTSINLPFITADETGPKHLEIELTRTKFEELSSRLIQATIEPMEQALKDANLTIEEIDRILLVGGSTRIPAVQDALKKFFNGKTPDRSVNPDEAVALGAAIQAGVLGGEVKDLLLLDVTPLSLGIETLGEVFTRIIDRNTTIPSSKTQVFSTATDGQTSVEIHVLQGERAMARDNKSLGKFQLTGIPAAPRGVPQIEVAFEIDANGILKVSARDKGTGRAQSVEISNTGGLSSSEIERMRQESEMFAEEDTRRMQLVQLKNQADGLFHSYETTLKENGEAISDSLKAQANEKIAGLRSAIANPKVSIDEVKSYLDGLQQLLYTVGSAVYQNAQPFGNSDFEPNTDSGMNFEDDTVSVDMSAFTFEADATMTADYEAVD, encoded by the coding sequence ATGGGAAAAGTCATCGGCATCGACTTAGGCACAACGAATAGTTGTGTCGCAGTGTTAGAGGGCGGTCAGCCCGTCGTTATCACCAATTCGGAAGGCGGAAGAACCACACCGAGCATGGTGGGCTTCGGGAAGACGGGCGATCGCTTAGTCGGTCAGTTAGCAAAACGTCAGGCTGTTACCAACGCTGAAAACACGGTTTTTAGTATTAAGCGCTTTATTGGACGGCGATGGGAAGATACGCAGATCGAGCGATCACGGGTTCCTTACAATTGCGTCAAAGGGAAAGACGATACGGTTGATGTACAGATTCGCGGTCGGAATTACACGCCACAAGAAGTGAGCGCGATGATCCTGCAAAAGTTAAAGCAGGATGCGGAAAATTATTTGGGTGAAAGTGTCACACAAGCGGTGATTACGGTTCCTGCTTATTTCAGTGATGCTCAGCGGCAAGCGACCAAGGATGCAGGAACGATCGCAGGTCTGGAAGTTCTAAGAATCATTAATGAGCCGACTGCGGCAGCCCTTGCTTACGGAATGGACAAGCAAGACCAAGACCAGTGTGTTTTGGTGTTTGACCTTGGGGGCGGAACGTTCGATGTCTCGATTCTTCAGTTGGGTGATGGCGTATTTGAAGTAAAAGCGACATCGGGTAACAACCATTTAGGTGGTGATGATTTTGATGCCTGTATCGTTGATTGGCTCAATGACATTTTCCGCCAGCAGGAAGGCATTGATCTAACTCAAGATAAAATGGCGCTTCAACGATTGAGAGAAGCGGCTGAGAAGGCGAAAATCGAGCTTTCTGGAACCCTTAGCACATCGATCAATTTGCCGTTTATTACCGCAGATGAAACGGGACCCAAGCATTTAGAAATCGAGCTAACTCGTACCAAGTTTGAAGAGTTATCGAGCCGATTGATTCAAGCGACGATCGAGCCAATGGAACAGGCGTTAAAAGACGCGAATTTGACGATCGAAGAGATCGATCGCATTCTTTTAGTCGGCGGTTCAACTCGAATTCCAGCCGTTCAAGATGCACTGAAGAAGTTCTTTAATGGCAAGACACCCGATCGCTCTGTCAATCCCGATGAAGCGGTCGCGCTAGGAGCAGCGATTCAGGCTGGAGTCTTGGGCGGCGAAGTGAAAGATCTTTTGCTGCTGGATGTGACACCGCTTTCATTGGGAATTGAAACATTAGGGGAAGTGTTTACGCGAATTATCGATCGTAATACCACGATCCCCAGCAGCAAAACTCAAGTTTTTTCGACCGCAACCGATGGACAAACCTCGGTAGAAATCCACGTCCTACAAGGTGAGCGGGCAATGGCGCGCGACAATAAGAGCCTGGGTAAATTCCAGCTTACGGGAATTCCAGCCGCACCGAGAGGCGTTCCTCAAATCGAAGTGGCATTTGAAATCGATGCGAACGGAATTCTGAAAGTTTCTGCTCGTGATAAAGGAACAGGACGCGCTCAAAGCGTTGAAATCTCGAATACGGGGGGTTTGAGCAGCAGTGAAATTGAGCGGATGCGGCAAGAATCGGAAATGTTTGCTGAAGAAGATACCCGTCGGATGCAGTTAGTACAGCTTAAGAATCAAGCGGATGGTTTATTCCATAGCTATGAAACAACGCTGAAAGAAAATGGGGAAGCGATTAGCGACTCGTTGAAGGCGCAGGCGAATGAAAAAATTGCCGGACTGAGAAGCGCGATCGCTAATCCAAAGGTTAGTATCGATGAAGTGAAATCGTATCTCGATGGATTGCAGCAACTGTTGTATACCGTTGGGTCAGCCGTTTATCAAAATGCTCAACCGTTCGGGAATTCCGACTTTGAACCGAACACCGATTCTGGTATGAATTTTGAAGATGATACCGTTTCGGTGGATATGAGTGCTTTCACCTTTGAGGCAGATGCCACCATGACTGCGGATTATGAGGCAGTCGATTAG
- a CDS encoding HpsJ family protein, which produces MKATNSLPTAPFVLRLIGIILIVSALVNYLSILFPPNFSDKTWFVAVIAQLVDRGIVPLVGLGFIFTGSFLEHGSLASGDRGKPFGTFRFWALLLSLLLGLLFLAAFPLHLNNTRQVSDQELERIDREAKDAESQLDVQVQQRQQQITAALRDPNQAKQLDDQLKQIDAAIASGQLKGDQLEQARRAQKELQALKANPNSVADRAKEFRNQQLTGLRERRQTAENDARSRFWKNGVQVGINSLLLSLAYFIVGWVGLKEMGVLGGKRKPVMR; this is translated from the coding sequence ATGAAAGCAACGAATTCTCTTCCTACAGCCCCCTTTGTTCTCCGTCTAATTGGCATAATTTTGATTGTGTCAGCGCTGGTGAACTATTTGTCGATTTTGTTTCCACCCAATTTTTCTGACAAGACTTGGTTTGTTGCCGTGATCGCGCAGTTAGTCGATCGCGGTATTGTTCCTTTAGTCGGTCTTGGCTTTATATTTACGGGTTCGTTTCTCGAACATGGTTCGCTTGCTTCGGGCGATCGCGGTAAGCCGTTTGGAACCTTCCGCTTCTGGGCACTACTGCTATCGCTGCTGCTTGGTTTGCTGTTTCTAGCGGCGTTTCCGCTACATCTCAACAACACGCGCCAAGTCTCGGATCAAGAATTGGAACGCATCGATCGCGAAGCTAAGGACGCTGAATCCCAACTCGATGTTCAAGTGCAGCAGCGCCAGCAGCAGATCACAGCAGCGCTCCGTGACCCGAACCAAGCAAAACAGCTTGACGACCAGTTAAAGCAAATCGATGCCGCGATCGCAAGTGGTCAATTAAAAGGCGACCAACTTGAACAAGCAAGACGCGCTCAAAAGGAACTGCAAGCGCTCAAAGCGAACCCGAATTCAGTTGCCGATCGCGCTAAAGAATTCCGTAATCAGCAACTGACCGGATTGCGCGAACGCCGTCAGACTGCTGAAAATGATGCAAGAAGCCGCTTCTGGAAAAATGGCGTACAAGTTGGTATCAATAGCTTGCTCTTGTCGCTGGCTTATTTCATTGTCGGTTGGGTCGGTTTGAAAGAAATGGGAGTTTTGGGCGGCAAGCGGAAACCCGTAATGCGGTAA
- the rsgA gene encoding small ribosomal subunit biogenesis GTPase RsgA, which translates to MSSDKILEEDQPRQITGTVLAVQANFYQVKLQEESLPKSMLLCTRRTRLKKIGQRVMVGDRVLIEEPDWNGDRGAISQVFSRRSELDRPPIANVDQILLVFALASPAIEPYQLSRFLVKAESTGVSVCLALSKSDLVSIDEQQDWKDRLGEWGYHPIFISVRQQIGLLQLQQYLDQKITVASGPSGVGKSSLINQLIPNTDLRVNTVSGKLEKGRHTTRHVELFELPTGGLLADTPGFNQPDLYCLPSELVQYFPEARRKLAEGSCQFSNCLHRDEPGCIVRGDWERYEHYLDFLEDAIAYETQLNQQSNPDEVLKLKGTQYEPRLDIKRYRRESRKNQQQSLRKLDIDKLMKNEEQDTEEDSTD; encoded by the coding sequence ATGAGTTCTGACAAGATTTTGGAAGAAGACCAGCCACGGCAAATCACAGGTACGGTTCTGGCAGTACAAGCAAATTTTTATCAGGTAAAGCTTCAAGAGGAGTCTTTGCCAAAATCGATGCTGCTTTGTACTCGACGGACTCGGCTGAAGAAAATTGGACAGCGGGTGATGGTGGGCGATCGCGTTTTAATCGAGGAGCCGGATTGGAATGGCGATCGAGGCGCGATCTCACAGGTGTTTTCGAGACGATCAGAGTTAGACCGTCCCCCGATCGCGAATGTGGATCAAATTCTGCTCGTGTTTGCTTTGGCATCTCCAGCGATCGAGCCTTATCAATTAAGTCGATTTTTAGTCAAGGCTGAATCGACCGGGGTATCTGTTTGTTTAGCGTTAAGTAAGAGTGATTTAGTTTCGATTGATGAGCAACAAGATTGGAAGGATCGGTTAGGTGAATGGGGCTACCATCCGATTTTTATCAGTGTGCGTCAACAGATAGGACTCCTTCAACTACAACAGTATTTAGACCAGAAAATTACGGTTGCTTCTGGTCCTTCCGGTGTTGGAAAATCCAGTTTGATTAATCAATTGATTCCTAACACTGATTTGCGAGTCAATACTGTTTCTGGAAAATTAGAAAAAGGCAGACATACCACTCGACACGTTGAATTATTTGAGCTTCCAACAGGTGGATTGTTAGCCGATACGCCAGGATTTAATCAGCCAGATTTGTATTGTCTACCGAGCGAATTGGTGCAGTATTTTCCAGAAGCGCGGCGAAAATTAGCAGAAGGAAGCTGTCAGTTTAGCAATTGTTTACATCGAGACGAACCTGGTTGTATTGTGCGGGGAGATTGGGAGCGATACGAGCATTATTTAGACTTTTTGGAAGATGCGATCGCATACGAAACCCAACTAAATCAACAATCTAATCCCGATGAAGTTTTGAAACTCAAAGGAACACAATATGAGCCACGATTGGACATCAAGAGATATCGGAGAGAATCCCGTAAAAATCAGCAGCAATCTCTTCGGAAGCTCGATATTGATAAGCTGATGAAGAACGAGGAGCAGGACACTGAAGAGGATTCAACGGATTAG
- the grpE gene encoding nucleotide exchange factor GrpE: protein MIDEQNQQQPEEVQTTVSESSETSPSATSEAVETEVVTETPAEEDTTDYEAAFLELRSNYAAKEREIEGLKKQAEELNNQYMRIAADFENFRRRTQREREELETQIKCNTVKELLPVVDNFERARSQIKPQTESESNIHKSYQGVYKDMVDRLKKVGVAPMRAAGTEFDPNLHEAVMREPTSEHPEGTVVEELMRGYMLDDKVLRHAMVKVAAPPEDGSGKG, encoded by the coding sequence ATGATCGACGAACAAAATCAGCAGCAGCCTGAAGAAGTGCAAACAACCGTCAGTGAATCTTCTGAGACTTCTCCATCTGCGACGAGTGAGGCAGTGGAAACAGAAGTCGTGACAGAAACTCCAGCAGAAGAAGACACGACGGATTATGAAGCGGCGTTTCTGGAATTACGATCGAACTACGCCGCCAAAGAGCGAGAAATCGAAGGACTGAAAAAGCAGGCGGAAGAACTGAATAATCAGTACATGAGAATCGCCGCAGACTTTGAGAACTTCCGTCGCCGGACTCAAAGAGAGCGAGAAGAATTAGAAACGCAGATTAAATGCAACACCGTGAAAGAGTTGCTTCCGGTGGTGGACAACTTTGAACGAGCGCGATCGCAGATCAAACCGCAAACCGAGAGCGAATCGAATATCCATAAGAGCTATCAGGGCGTTTACAAGGATATGGTCGATCGCCTAAAGAAAGTCGGGGTCGCACCGATGCGGGCGGCAGGGACTGAATTTGATCCGAATCTGCACGAAGCGGTGATGCGCGAACCAACCAGCGAACATCCAGAAGGAACCGTTGTAGAAGAATTGATGCGCGGTTACATGCTCGATGACAAAGTACTGCGTCACGCGATGGTAAAGGTTGCAGCACCCCCAGAAGACGGTTCTGGCAAAGGATAA
- a CDS encoding DUF445 domain-containing protein: MDLSTLWLFVGPPVVGGVIGYFTNDIAIKMLFRPYRALYVGRRRLPFTPGLIPRNQERLAKRISDTIMGSLLTPDELQNLARRLLQTERVQSAILWLLQLAIDQVQADTEQKSAKILGNILKDLFGQSLPRLLKILARQEEFLEDQLNHIFDQVILEFQLTEEQAEKLSEWLIQTVIPPDTLRQTLVDFLTDRNIQVIDEGFREKTSGTYWVVANLFGVRNTLTRLRTFCLDEKEASNSVLSELLFSLGVKQRFKEWLQNVSLQNLPVSTVRQLRKTMRDSVRHYLQDRGSEVLQGLSASVDWENVSSVVLNRLQTSQAVTSSLELVSEELALILERYLEKDLENIVAQAIPILNIDQVIIDRVKATSPADLEGAINGIVRSELQAIVNLGGILGFLIGALQSASLLIR; this comes from the coding sequence GTGGATCTTTCGACGCTCTGGCTTTTTGTTGGTCCTCCTGTAGTTGGCGGAGTCATTGGCTACTTCACCAACGATATTGCGATTAAGATGCTGTTCCGCCCGTATCGAGCGCTTTATGTTGGCAGGCGGCGGCTTCCGTTTACGCCGGGTTTGATTCCTCGAAATCAGGAACGGTTAGCAAAGCGGATCTCTGACACGATTATGGGATCGTTGCTGACTCCTGACGAGTTGCAAAATTTGGCGCGGCGATTGTTGCAAACTGAGCGGGTTCAGTCAGCGATTCTTTGGTTATTACAATTAGCGATCGATCAAGTTCAAGCCGATACAGAGCAAAAGAGCGCCAAAATTCTCGGCAATATTCTAAAAGATTTGTTTGGGCAATCCTTACCGCGACTGCTCAAGATTTTAGCGCGTCAAGAAGAATTTCTCGAAGACCAGCTAAATCACATTTTTGATCAAGTCATTCTAGAATTTCAGCTTACTGAAGAGCAGGCAGAAAAATTGTCAGAATGGCTAATCCAAACGGTCATTCCGCCTGATACTTTGCGTCAAACATTGGTGGATTTTTTGACCGATCGTAATATTCAAGTAATCGATGAAGGCTTCCGAGAAAAAACAAGCGGAACTTATTGGGTCGTAGCGAATTTATTCGGGGTTCGGAATACCTTAACTCGATTAAGAACGTTCTGCTTAGATGAAAAAGAAGCCAGTAATTCTGTGTTATCAGAATTACTGTTTTCACTCGGTGTTAAACAGCGATTTAAAGAGTGGCTGCAAAATGTTTCACTGCAAAATCTTCCTGTTTCTACAGTAAGACAACTCCGCAAAACAATGCGTGATAGTGTTCGACATTATCTTCAAGATCGAGGCTCAGAAGTTTTGCAAGGATTGAGTGCTTCGGTCGATTGGGAGAATGTCTCTTCTGTAGTGCTGAATCGCTTACAAACTTCTCAAGCCGTTACTTCTTCTTTAGAACTTGTTAGCGAAGAATTAGCACTCATTTTAGAGCGCTACTTAGAGAAAGACTTAGAAAATATTGTGGCTCAGGCGATTCCAATCCTAAACATTGATCAGGTGATTATCGATCGAGTAAAAGCTACTTCTCCAGCCGATCTAGAAGGTGCAATTAACGGAATTGTTCGGAGTGAACTACAAGCGATCGTCAATCTCGGCGGAATTTTAGGCTTTCTAATCGGTGCACTTCAATCTGCTTCTCTCCTAATCCGTTGA
- a CDS encoding response regulator: protein MEYSIPELEPISRQFMTLDRPKKTKMLVVDDEPDNLDLLYRTFRRDFHVLKAESGVHALQLLAEEGEVAVIISDQRMPEMKGTEFLSRTVPQFPDTMRIILTGFTDVEDLVEAINSGQVYKYITKPWDPNELKTVVQRAAETYELLKQRTEELRRSQSQTALLSTIVSVAQNASSIESTLDPIAVAFGQSFSADCCMIQLIENGALTQFGSHGTSGDLDLTKSERAKEAIATQKMQVVPETEGAQLIVPVTLRGEVLAVLSLQWKHTQSLREDELLLLHLSAQQVALALTCTRSIAA, encoded by the coding sequence ATGGAATATTCCATTCCAGAACTAGAACCAATCAGCCGCCAATTTATGACGCTCGATCGACCGAAGAAAACGAAAATGCTGGTGGTCGATGACGAACCGGATAATCTCGATCTGCTGTACCGGACATTCCGCCGCGATTTTCATGTTCTGAAAGCAGAAAGCGGAGTTCATGCCCTGCAACTCCTCGCGGAAGAAGGCGAAGTTGCGGTGATTATCTCCGATCAGCGAATGCCTGAAATGAAGGGTACAGAATTCCTCAGCCGCACTGTACCTCAGTTTCCCGATACGATGCGGATCATTCTTACAGGCTTTACCGATGTCGAAGATTTAGTCGAAGCGATTAACTCTGGACAAGTTTACAAGTACATCACGAAGCCCTGGGACCCGAACGAACTTAAAACAGTCGTACAACGGGCAGCCGAAACTTACGAATTATTGAAACAGCGGACAGAAGAATTACGCCGATCGCAATCTCAAACCGCTTTGTTATCCACGATCGTTTCTGTCGCCCAAAATGCCAGCAGCATCGAAAGCACATTAGATCCGATCGCGGTTGCCTTCGGTCAGAGCTTTTCTGCGGACTGCTGTATGATTCAACTGATTGAAAACGGTGCATTGACCCAATTTGGCAGTCACGGAACGAGCGGCGATTTAGATTTAACAAAATCTGAACGTGCTAAGGAAGCGATCGCGACTCAAAAAATGCAGGTTGTCCCCGAAACTGAGGGCGCACAGTTGATCGTTCCGGTGACGCTCCGGGGTGAAGTTCTCGCAGTTCTTTCTCTCCAGTGGAAACACACTCAAAGCCTGAGAGAAGATGAACTTTTATTGCTTCATCTCTCGGCTCAGCAAGTCGCGCTGGCGTTGACTTGCACTCGTTCGATCGCTGCTTAA
- a CDS encoding DUF502 domain-containing protein, with amino-acid sequence MKESRVSVIHRLKQDLKNDLIAGLLVVIPLATTIWLTYTIANWVINFLTRVPKQLNPFDGLNPLLVNLLNFLVGLAVPLLSILFIGLMARNIAGRWLLDVGEQVLQAIPLAGAIYKTLKQLLETVLRDSSGKFRRVVLVEYPRQGVWSLGFVTGAIGAEVQSHFNHDMLSVFIPTTPNPTTGWYAVVPESDVINLSMPIEDAFKVIISGGIVSPDAMNVIATSTKQPLAIADE; translated from the coding sequence ATGAAGGAGAGTAGAGTGTCTGTGATCCATCGTCTCAAACAAGATCTCAAGAATGATCTGATCGCTGGGTTGCTCGTCGTTATCCCCTTGGCGACAACAATCTGGCTGACTTACACGATCGCGAATTGGGTGATCAATTTTCTCACCCGTGTTCCAAAGCAGTTGAACCCTTTCGACGGCTTGAATCCGCTGTTGGTGAATCTGCTCAATTTCCTCGTTGGTTTGGCAGTTCCGCTACTCAGCATCCTATTTATCGGACTGATGGCGCGAAATATCGCGGGTCGCTGGCTGTTGGATGTGGGCGAACAAGTTTTGCAGGCAATCCCATTAGCGGGCGCGATCTACAAAACGCTGAAGCAACTTCTAGAAACCGTTCTGCGCGATTCGAGCGGGAAGTTTCGTCGCGTGGTTTTAGTCGAATATCCACGTCAAGGCGTTTGGTCGCTTGGCTTTGTGACAGGTGCGATCGGGGCTGAAGTCCAATCACATTTCAATCACGATATGCTGAGCGTCTTCATTCCGACGACTCCAAACCCGACCACAGGCTGGTATGCGGTTGTGCCTGAATCCGATGTGATTAACTTATCGATGCCGATCGAGGATGCGTTCAAGGTGATTATTTCTGGTGGAATTGTCAGCCCGGATGCGATGAATGTGATTGCGACCAGTACGAAGCAACCGTTAGCGATCGCAGACGAATAA
- a CDS encoding sulfurtransferase TusA family protein, translated as MSQTDTSDVQMDLRGTPCPINFVRTKLRLEQMAPGSLLEVWLDPGEPIEQVPDSLTMEGYKIESIEDRSSFFAVKIRR; from the coding sequence ATGAGTCAGACAGATACTTCAGACGTGCAGATGGATTTGCGCGGGACACCTTGCCCGATTAATTTCGTCCGCACCAAATTACGGTTAGAGCAAATGGCTCCCGGATCGCTGCTCGAAGTCTGGCTTGATCCGGGAGAGCCGATCGAGCAAGTGCCCGACAGCTTAACGATGGAAGGTTATAAGATCGAGAGTATCGAAGATCGATCGAGCTTTTTTGCGGTCAAAATTCGCCGTTAA